The following nucleotide sequence is from Rhodothermales bacterium.
CATCGGCGCGGGCTACGACCCGTACTACGGCTTCGGCGTGGGCGGCGGCGTGGCGATGCGCTTCTCCGACGTCCTCGGCAACAACATCCTCGGCGTGACGGTGCAGGCGAACGGCTCGTTCAAGGACATCGGCGGGCAGGTGTTATACCTCAACCAGCGCCAGCGGCTCAACTGGGGCGGGACCGTCTCCCACATCCCGTTCCTTCAGGTCGGCATCGCCAATAATCCCGACATCCCAGGCCCCGGCGAGGAGGGCGAGTGCGACGCGAACAACGACCGACAGCTCGATCCCGGGGCCAGCCCGCAGTGCCAGTTCCCCATCACACGGGTCTACCAGCGGATCTACCTCTCGCAGGTTGCTGGCATCGCGGCGTATCCGCTTTCGCAGACGCGGCGGTTCGAGGGTAGCCTCGGCTATCGCCGCATCGGGTACGGATTCGAGTACGACGCCGTCGTCGTCGACGGCAACTCGGTTCGGGGGGACCGGCGCGGCATCGACCCCGAGGAGTTCGGCTACCGCGGCGACGCCCTCCACCTCGCAGAAGTCGGCGGCGCCTTCGTCGGTGACTACTCGTTCTTCGGGTTCACGTCGCCCGTGCGCGGCGGGCGCTACCGCTTCGGCGTCGACGGGACGGCGGGCTCGCTGAACTACGTCACCGCCACGGCCGACTACCGCCGCTACCTCTTCGCCAAGCCCGTGACGCTCGCCGCGCGCGTCCTCCACTACGGTCGCTACGGCCCCGACGCCGAGAGCGGTGACCTCTTCCCGCTCTACCTCGGCTACGGCACGCTCGTGCGCGGCTACCGCGCCGGCTCGTTCGAGACCCAGACGGAGTTCCGCGCGATCGAGGGCCAGCTCTCTGGCAGTCGCATCGGTGTGGCGAGCGCCGAGGTCCGCCTCCCGTTTCTCGGAACGAGCGAGTTCGGACTCATCGACTTCCCCTACTTCCCGACGGAGCTCACCCTCTTCGCCGACGCCGGCGTGGCGTGGGGCGAAACAGGCCGAACCTTGAGCATCAATCAGTTGACGGGCGAGCGCGAAATCCTCGGCCGGCCTTTCGATGAGGCGAAACCGATTTACAGCGTCGGCACCGCCGCGCGCGTGAACATCCTCGGCGCGCTCATCCTCGAGTTCTACTACGCTTTCCCGTTCTCGCGCGACGACCGTAGCGGCGTCTTCGGCGTGAACCTCTCGCCGGGTTGGTGAGTCGAGCAGCGAGTTTCGAGCGACGAGCGACGAGTGGTAGCTTCGGCCTATCCTCGTCGCTCGTCATTCGTCATTCGTAGCTCGTGTATCCCCTCCTCCGCCCCCTCCTCTTCCGCCTCGACGCCGAGACCGCGCACCACGCGGCGCTGCGGACGGCGCGGCTCGCGCAAACGGTGCCGGGCCTGCTGCGGCCGCTCTTCCAGTTCGAGCACGACGCGCTCCACCAGCGGCTCTGGGGACTCGACTTCGCTAACCCGGTCGGGCTCGCGGCGGGCTTCGACAAGAACGCCGAGTTCGTGCGGTTCTGGCGAATGCTCGGCTTCGGGTTCGCCGAGGTCGGCTCGGTGACGGCGAACCCGAGCGCGGGCAACCCGAGGCCGCGCGCGTTCCGGCTGCCCGACGACCGCGCGCTCGTCAACCGGATGGGGCTGAACAACGTCGGCGCGGATGCCGTCGCGGAGCGGCTGCGAACGGCGGAGCGAACGCTCCCGCTCGGCATCAACCTCGCCAAGACCCACGACCCGGCCATTCTCGGCGACGCGGCGACCGACGACTTCCTCCAAAGCTTCCGCCGCCTCGCGCCCCTCGCCGACTACGTCGCCCTCAACGTCTCGTGCCCGAACACGGCCGAGGGCAAGACTTTCGAGTCGCCCGATGCGTTCGACGGCCTGCTCGCCGCCGTGATGTCGCTGCGCGCCGACCTCGGGCTCACCGTCCCCGTCCTCGTCAAGCTCTCGCCGCCACCCGCCGCCGCCTTCGATCCCGGCCCCGTCGATGACCTCGTCGACCTCGCGCTCGGCCACAGCATCGCCGGGTTCATCGCCACGAATACGGCCTCGGACCGCGACGGGCTGACGACGACGACGGCTCGGCTCGACGAGATCGGTCGGGGCGGGCTGAGCGGGGTGCCGCTGGCAGAGCGGGCGACGGCGCTCATCCGCCACCTTTCCCGTCGCACCGAGGGCAGCGTCCCGATCATCGGCGTCGGCGGCGTGGACTCAGCGGAGGCGGCGTACCGGAAGATCCGCGCCGGGGCCTCACTCGTCGAGGTCTACACGGGGCTCGTGTACGAAGGGCCGGGGCTCGTCGGGCGGATCAATCGGGGCCTCGTCGGCCTACTGGAGCGCGACGGGTTCGCGTCGGTGACGGAGGCCGTAGGGACCGAAGCGTAGGGGCACAGCTCATCGCTCCGCCGTATTTTCGGCCACTCCGCTCACCTGCTCCCCGCCCCCCCCATGCGTGACCGCCTTCGCCGCGAGTGGCTCGCCTTCCGGCAGATCTTCGCCGCGATGGACCGGCAGGCCACCGTCGTGCTCGTCGCGGCGACGGTGCTCGTGCTGCTGCAACTGCAAATCGGGAGCCGGCGCTTTTTCCGGACGGAGCTAGCGGGCGGGTTCGACCCCGCCGACGTGCCCCTCCTCTCGTGGGCGTGGTGGTTCGGGGTACAGGGCGTGCTCGGGTTCGTGATCCCCGTGCTGCTCCTCGTGCTCGTCTTCAAGCGGAAGCCGTCCGAGATCGGGCTCGGGCTCGGGGACTGGCGGCTGGCGTCGCTCATCGCCGGACTCTACCTCCCGCTCGTGGCCGTCGGGACGTGGTATTTCTCGGCAGACCCGGCGTTTCAGGCGCAGTATCCGCACCTCCCGAGCGCGGCCCAGAGCTGGGAGGTGTTCGTGATTTACGAGCTGCTGTTCCTCTTCTACTGGGTCGGCTGGGAGTATCTGTGGCGCGGGTTCGTCCTCTTCGGCACGGCGCCGGCGTTCGGGCCGCTCGCGATCGTCGTGCAGACGGTGCCGTTCGCGATCCTCCACGCGACGAAGCCGCCGGCCGAAGCGTACCTCTCGATCCTCGGCGGGCTCGCGCTCGGCGCGCTCGTGTGGCGGTGCCGGAGCTTCTGGATCGCCGTCCCGATCCACGCCGCGCAGATGCTGCTGATCGACTTCTTCTGCGCCCTCCGCATCCGCACCGGCACCACCGGCTACGGCCCCGCCGCCTTCCTCGACGCGCTCCGCGGCCTCGGCGGCTGACTCCCCGCCAGATGCTGACACGCGCCCGAGGCTAGGCGAGGGCGTTTTCGTGACCGGAGGAGCCGCAGAAGAGGCAGGCACTCCGCGTGGCCCGCACCATCTCCGCGACGAACTCGAGGTCCGGCCCCGCCCCATCCCGCCGCAGCCCCATCACGTCGATGTCCGACTGCGGCGCTCGCGCCACGCATGCCTCGAACGTCCCCACCATCACCTCCGCGTGCGCCGAGTCCGGAATCCGGGCGAGGTCGCGCAACTCGGCGAGGTGGAGGTAGGCGCGCCCCACGTCCCGCTGATCGTCCACGACGGTGAGCAGGTTCAGCTCGGCCTCCCAGGCCCGCGCGAGCCGGAGCGCAGTCAGGATGCCGAGGTTGAGGTCCGAGCGGTCGAGGTAGTCCTGGAAGGCGAGCGCGCCGAGGCGCGGGCGGACCCAGAGGTTGACCGTCTTGCTCATCCCCAGCCCGGCCTCCGCGTGCAGGGCCAGCAGCATCACGCCGACGCCCAGCCGGCTCGTCTCCTTCACGATCGTGCGGAGCTCCTCGTGGCGCTCGACGTGGCGCGGGAGGTTCAGGAAGAGGACGTTCGGGGCGAAGAACGCGCTCCGCAGCGCCTGCACGCCGGTCACCACGCCGGTCGCGAACCCCGCCGAGTCGATGACCGAGCTCGTCGTGAGCACGCCGTTCTTGCGGAGCGTCCGCGCGAGCCGCTCGATGCGCGGGGTGAGGTCGGCCACGGTCTCCGTCGTCGCGACCCCGAGGAGCTTGATGGAGCCTTCGGGCCGGCACACGTCGATGAGCAGGCGGAGCTCGCCGCGGAGCGTGGCCGGGTCGAGGACGGGGACGAGCAGGCTCGGCTTCCACGCCCGGCTTGCCGTCATCTCGAGGGCGATGACCTTGCCGGCGGCCCACTCGGCGAAGGCGGCGAAGATGCCGCTGCGGACGGTGCCCGTGCGCGGGGCGATGCCGCGCCACGTGATCCAGAAGTAGATCCCCACGACGACGCCCACGGCGACGAGCCCGAACGTCGGGTTCACGATGAACATGGCGAACACGCAGCCGAGCGCGCCGAAGAGCGGGACGATGCGGGGGAGCTGGAACGTCGGGCGGAAGCTCATCAGCCCCAGGCTCGCCTCGGCCAGCATCACCACGTTGATGACGGCGTACGTGATGAGGAAGAACATCGTGATCATGGGAGCGATCACGTTGAGGTCGCGCAGCAGGAGGGCTGCCAGGACGATCACGCCGGTGACGACCATGGCGCGGCGTGGCTCGCCGCCGCTCGTCCGCGCCAGCCACGCCCCCCCCGGCACGAGGCGGTCCTTGCCGAGCGCCTGGATGATCCGTGGGGCGCCGACGAGCGAAGTCAGCGCCGAAGAAAACGTGGCCCCGAGCAGCCCGGCGAGGACGACCGGCCCCCACGCCGCCTTGTCGATCATCACGGTGTAGTTCGAGACGAGTTCTTCCGGCGTGGCGGCGCGCACCGTCCACACCATAAGCAGGACGTAGATCACGAGCGAGACGCCGATCGCCGAGAGTGTGCCGAGCGGGATGCTCTTGCGCGGGTTCTTCAGCTCGCCCGACATGTTGGCCCCGGCCATCACGCCCGTCGCAGCGGGGAAGAAGACGGCGAAGACGAGCCAGAAGTTGGTGCCCTGAAAGCCGTCCTCGGGCGCGCCGGGGTAGCTCCCCCAGAGCTGCACCTCGCCGCCCACACCCCGGAGGAAGTCCGGCGCGGCGAAGATCGAGACGAGCGAGAGCGCGATCACGGCCATCACCACGTACTGGATCTTGAAGGCGAGGCTCGCCGAGAGGTAGGCGATCACGAAGACGACGCCGAAGATCACGAGGTCCACGAGGAGCGCCGGGTGGTCGGGGAAGACCCACGTCCAGCCCTCGCGGAAGCCGAAGACGTA
It contains:
- a CDS encoding quinone-dependent dihydroorotate dehydrogenase, translated to MYPLLRPLLFRLDAETAHHAALRTARLAQTVPGLLRPLFQFEHDALHQRLWGLDFANPVGLAAGFDKNAEFVRFWRMLGFGFAEVGSVTANPSAGNPRPRAFRLPDDRALVNRMGLNNVGADAVAERLRTAERTLPLGINLAKTHDPAILGDAATDDFLQSFRRLAPLADYVALNVSCPNTAEGKTFESPDAFDGLLAAVMSLRADLGLTVPVLVKLSPPPAAAFDPGPVDDLVDLALGHSIAGFIATNTASDRDGLTTTTARLDEIGRGGLSGVPLAERATALIRHLSRRTEGSVPIIGVGGVDSAEAAYRKIRAGASLVEVYTGLVYEGPGLVGRINRGLVGLLERDGFASVTEAVGTEA
- a CDS encoding CPBP family intramembrane glutamic endopeptidase, translating into MRDRLRREWLAFRQIFAAMDRQATVVLVAATVLVLLQLQIGSRRFFRTELAGGFDPADVPLLSWAWWFGVQGVLGFVIPVLLLVLVFKRKPSEIGLGLGDWRLASLIAGLYLPLVAVGTWYFSADPAFQAQYPHLPSAAQSWEVFVIYELLFLFYWVGWEYLWRGFVLFGTAPAFGPLAIVVQTVPFAILHATKPPAEAYLSILGGLALGALVWRCRSFWIAVPIHAAQMLLIDFFCALRIRTGTTGYGPAAFLDALRGLGG
- a CDS encoding sodium transporter — protein: MRPGSADADLLLAPGGGEAQGGVPEEEVAEIVDSPKLFGTFAGVFTPTLLTILGVIMYLRLGWVVGNAGLLGGLLIIALANGITLCTGLSLSSIATNTRLGAGGPYAIISKSLGFEVGGSVGVPLYLSQGLAVAMYVFGFREGWTWVFPDHPALLVDLVIFGVVFVIAYLSASLAFKIQYVVMAVIALSLVSIFAAPDFLRGVGGEVQLWGSYPGAPEDGFQGTNFWLVFAVFFPAATGVMAGANMSGELKNPRKSIPLGTLSAIGVSLVIYVLLMVWTVRAATPEELVSNYTVMIDKAAWGPVVLAGLLGATFSSALTSLVGAPRIIQALGKDRLVPGGAWLARTSGGEPRRAMVVTGVIVLAALLLRDLNVIAPMITMFFLITYAVINVVMLAEASLGLMSFRPTFQLPRIVPLFGALGCVFAMFIVNPTFGLVAVGVVVGIYFWITWRGIAPRTGTVRSGIFAAFAEWAAGKVIALEMTASRAWKPSLLVPVLDPATLRGELRLLIDVCRPEGSIKLLGVATTETVADLTPRIERLARTLRKNGVLTTSSVIDSAGFATGVVTGVQALRSAFFAPNVLFLNLPRHVERHEELRTIVKETSRLGVGVMLLALHAEAGLGMSKTVNLWVRPRLGALAFQDYLDRSDLNLGILTALRLARAWEAELNLLTVVDDQRDVGRAYLHLAELRDLARIPDSAHAEVMVGTFEACVARAPQSDIDVMGLRRDGAGPDLEFVAEMVRATRSACLFCGSSGHENALA